The nucleotide sequence CTGTGAAATACTCCTGGACTACAGATTTTCCATGAGTGTTCAGGCAGTTTTTCTGAGTGCAAACTTGTTTTGTAATTCTAAAATTAGACCAGGAACACAGCAGGGTAGCCAAGGAGAGAAAGTATGGCTGGtcaaagcagctctgccagcaacTGCCCAGAGAAAGGTGTGTGACATCaatccagcctggagctgagcagctccagcactgctgatggAAATATCTGCTGGTAATTCCATTAAGCTTCACTGATCCCACAGAATCAGAATGTCACTGtcctgcctttttcttctctgccttttttttttttttaatgacttaaGCTCGTTTAGCTAATGAGCTGCTTTATCCTCCTGAAAGGAGACAGGGCTCAGGGTGGGATGTCACACTGGGAGTGCAgtgacagacagtgctggggaTGGCATTGAGAAGCCAGGAACTCCCTGGGGACCAAGGAATGGGGGTTGGCTGTGCTGTCAGAGCCAGTTGTCCAAGtccatcccttccccagccccctcaggTGGGACAGAAAATaacctccctgctgcttttcccttccccagccacagcagcagcaccctgcccaAGGAGTGATGCCACTGGTAcccaggagatgctgggggctgctccaggcccgTGCATGAGAGCAGACACCCCAGGGACCCTGTGCCCCAAACTGGAGCCTTGTCCCACCTGAGCTGAGCATCGAGGGATGCAGAGAGCAGGTGAGCAAAGCCACAGCAGGTAACAACAGCTCCCCCCAGGACTTGGGCTCCCCAAACCCTCCAGGTTTAGGCTTGGATGAGGAGTTTGCCTTTGGTCCCTGCCACTGGGGCTCTGTTTGCAGAGGGCACCTGTCATTTTGAAAtactgccagccctgctggcatgccaaagggctgctccagccctgccacggGGCCACATCCAGCACCACCAGCTCTACATcacagtgacagctctgcaaAGGGCTCTAAGTGAAATCCCTGTCTCAGGGAGCCAGCTCTACACTCAGGGACTCTGTGGTCTGGGTTTCAGCAGTAAATCTCCCTCAATAAAtcctccagagcagggcagaggagcagggagctgcagcttcaCAGCTTCACCCATCCACAGCgtgagagggagcagagctgagcccctcagggagcctgggctgccactggggctgttctgctgcaggaaaaggctgAATCCTGGGAAAAGACCCATGGCAGCCATGCTCATGAAGGATCCCTGCTAccatgtgtgtgcacagagaGCCAAGGTCCTCGCCAGGTTTGCCACAGAGTGGCAGTTCCACCTGCAGGCAGAGATGGGTTCTGGTTTCTCAAAAAGCACCAAAACtggcagcttttccctgctgatTGGACCTGCAGCAGGTCCCCACTCACCTGAGGGCtcctaggaaaaggaaatcaggAGTAAACCCCAACCCTGGTGGCaccacagcctcagctgtgcATGGAAGTgaagctgctgcccacagcccagccccaaatcctgctctgcccagTCTGCCCCAGCACTGAGTCACAGCTGCAGGGATCCAGATCCAGCAGTGACACCTGGGCTGCCCCCACACCTCCCACCTCCCACCAcatgccagcccagccccacctccctgagcagtgggCTGGCACCAATCCCAGCCAGGGTGTCACCTTCCCAGGATGGCTGAGCTGAATCCCTGTGCCTCAGAATGCTGGGTTCAGCCCTCAGAGACACCAGCTGTGGGGAAAGGGCTGAACCCTTGGTACCAGGTGGGCAGGACctgatccagcagcagcaggagcacatgGAGCCACcaacccctctgctcccagctgtaatcccttcccagctcacAGCACTGGAGAATGCAATGGGAATTAGTACCTGGGTGCTTCAGAGCCTTCCCAGCTGGCACTTGGGGTGTCAGTCCTGTGATGGCAGTGCTTGATCTCACAAGCTCCCTTCAGCCCTGGGGAGGTGCTttgccctgggcagagcccaaTTTAggactcagtgatcctgggAAGGGCATCCCATTAACACCAGGAGGGTTTTTTCTGTTAGAGCTGCACGCTATTTCCCCGGGCTGGTTCTTCAGCTGTGGCTCTTGGGGCTGAGATCAGCTCCCAGTCCCATTTCACAGTGGCAGATCCCAAGCTGGACCAGCCACACCGTGCTTTTATTTGCTGGCTTAGatcacccagccctgggaatgggtGGGTTatgcccagagaagcaggaGCAATGAATATTTTTAGTTGTTTCCCCAGAGAATGAGATCTCCACTCAGTTTGCCTCAGATTTGCTGAAAAGCCAAGCAGGGTGGCTGGGGAAGGTTCGTGTTCAGGCAGCTGCTCCCGACCCGAGCGTGCCGAGCTCGCTGCTGGTGCTTGCTGGCACGTGCctcatttcttttgaaaatcagaTGCTTTAGGGGAAACTTTCTTCTTCCAGCTCTGCATGCCCACATCTTGCATATGCAGGCGATctggcacatccctgctccacATGCAGATGGAGGCACGGGcgggagctgggctgggagagggctggagcccagcacaAACCTTCCCGTGGGGACACAGAGCTTGGGTGCCAGCCCACTCCtcactgcccagctgcagaggggaggttTGCTCCCTGGCATCTCTTCAGGGTTGAAGGCTGAGTGTCCAGGAGCTCTCTTGGGATCAGAGTTACTCACCATGACTCAGTAAGCCAGAATGATTTTGGGGGGAGACGTTCCCATGAGGAGATGCTAAACCCCTGCATGTGCAAGTTCCTCTTTCCCAGTGTGGTTTTGGTGGTTCCAGAGAACCTCAGGGATGTGCCCATGacagcttcctgcagctcatggCTCTGGACACCACCTCTCCTggtttttctgtaaaattgGGTGGAAAAGCTCTGTTGGGTGTCTCCCAAGGGTTGGAAGAGGCTACAGCCAGCAAGGCCATGCAGGAAGCCTGGGCAATGACAGTGGGGTGGCCaagtgctgtgtgctgcctCTGTAAAAGCTGTGCCTGGTGCCAGAGGGATGAGGGATGCAAGGGAACATCCCAGCAGGACATGAGTCCATCAGGCTCAAGCACCAAATCTGCTGTGAATTTCCCCATCATCAGTCCCCATGTGGTCCCAGCACGAGTTCTGCAGTCCCTTCTTTATGCCAAAGATGCCCTGCCCCACCTCATCCCagagaaatgcaatttaaaCAGCTCAACAAGTAGAGGAAAAGCCTGATTTTCCAGCTGGGCTTCTCCCAGTATCTCAGCCATGCTCTTTGCTATGCTCAGCACTGAGGCAGGGTGGACAAAAATGCATCCCATGGTTCAGCAAACGATTTCCCTTCCTACCTTTGAGCTTTGTCTTTTCCAGAACACCACATGCACCAGACACATCTCTTTTGTGGGactatttctttctattttagGCTGAAACCTGAGTAATTTGAAGCAGAGGGACATCCTCACACAGGACACAGCCTGGTGTGTGGCTCAGCCCTGAACATGACCACGGAGAGTTTTGCAGAGTTCCTGAACAAGCTCAAGGAAATCCATGAGAAAGAAGTCCAAGGTAGGGAGACAAAATTTTcctaccaaaacctggccagGATCAATTTCTTTGTAATACCACCTTGATCCCTTTGGTGTCAAATAACCtgaagggaggaggagcaggtgtGGATTAGGGAGATTTGGGGATTAGTGCTGAGCAAGCAGCACCCTTGGGGATGGCTTGGGACATGAGGTCACAGCCTGCCCCTCAGGGGAGAACACCCACTGGTGGCATACTgagaaaaaagtgattttttgaATGATGAGAAGGAGCAGAAGAGAGAAGACATTCCTGCACTCCATGCTGTGGAAaggagcccagggaggtgctcagcccctgcaggaaTCCCACTTGCTCCCAGCATTAACCAGGGGGTGTttggctcctcctgctcctgctgtcgtggtctgggagctgggatttgcaggggtgacacacacacctgctgggcatctgctccagcagtgaGGATTGGAGTGTGCTTGGATACTGAGGGagcaaagggaaagcagagagatgCAATAATCTACAagacagaagcagcaggagatgaAGCTGTGTTATAGAAAACGTTTGAGTCAGGTTGGATAGCTTATTCCTCTAgggaataaattatttctcaggctatacattattaaaataaaacccattaGGTTAAGCAACCAAGTGCCAAACCCAATTGTTTTCCTATTAGAATAATTCCCAGTATCAATATTATGAACAAAACTTCAGCACTTTTGGATGATTCTGGCTTATGAATTCGTTCTTCTCTTGTGTAATTTTAAGCCGTGTGAGAGTTAGAGGAAACTGTTGAGCAATTTAAACCACATGTTTACATCTACTTTGCATAAAATGGATTTGACAGGATACAATGTCTGCAGATCCATCAAGGAAAGCCATTCAGCTGTAAATATTCTCCAAGATGCTTTCCAACCATGAAAGCCATAAAATACTGCCCACCTGGGAAATGCAGGCTGTTGTGAGAAATAAgtagaaacaaaactaaaccagACTTTTTGAGTCTGCAAAGGAGATGCATACTCATTAAATAGCGGGGATACAAAAGGAGCTCACATTTTGTACAACTTTCCCAGTTACATTAAACTGTGGCTGCGTTTAACACATGCAATGTGTCATTCCTTATCGGAGATCAGGCTTGTGGAGGGATGAGATTTCTGCAAAGCCATGAAACCTTCCTGAAATTCCATCAGTGCTGTTTGCTTCTGAGTGCTGGGGAATTGGCCACAAACACCCAGCTCTCTGTGTCTGTTCATGATTGCAGGTCTGCACAGCAAGGTGACGGAGCTGACGACAGAGAAGTGCCGGTGAGCGAtgctggggcacaggggcagccaCACCACTGTGATTTCAGACTTCTGAGCTATTCTCCAACACTGCTGGATTACAGAGCACCATTTGCATTTCTGGCACTGCCAAATTttggctccaggcagggcttggggtgatcccagcccagctccagttTGCCTTCCCACTGCAGGTGATGCTTTGTGCCACCCGGGGCTTACTCCCTTGGAGAACAATTATGGGAGGAATGAAACTGCTGACTCCAAGGGGGGTGTCACAGGGCAGCATCCAGGCTCCAACATTTGTTTCCCCTCATGCCACACAAGAAAAAGGGCAGTGTGGATGAAGGCATTGGTTTTGGGAAGAAATCTAATAACCCTCCTTTCTTTGTTGTGTTTCTTCAACTAGTGATGCTCAGAGAATTGAAGAGCTGTTTGCTAAAAATCACCAATTAAGGGAACAACAGAAGGTccttaaagaaaatgtaaaggtGTTAGAAAACAGGTAGGATTCGTTTTTAAGTAGGGTGCTTCTGAGTGGCAGTGGCTGCACAGTCCTGGGGAGagagtttggggtttgctgTCTTCCCAGGACTGGGATGTTGCACATGAACCTCTATTTTTCCTATattcagctgctgggagagctggaggagtCTGGGCACGTGCATAGGAGCTTTCCTAGGCTGGTGTGGTGGGGCTGGGTCTGGAGGGGTGCAAGggccagtgctgggctgtgggggtgACTCTCAGTGATGGTCTGGGTGCTCACACTTCCCCGTGGGGAGGGCAGGAACTTGTTTCTCCCATGGGCACCGTGTGGTAACAAGCTGTGGGGTTTCCTTCCTCCAGGCTGCGAGCTGGTCTTTGTGACAGATGCATGGTCACTCAGGAGCTGGCCAAAAAGAAGCAGAATGAGTATGAGACCTCTCAtttccagagcctgcagcacatCTTCATCCTCTGTACGTACCGACACCCGCTGTGAGCTTGGCTTTGGTAGGCTGAGTGTTTGCCAGTTAATCCCTCTCCCAGATATTTGAATGTGAACCCTTGTGGTGAGCAGGAatctgggaagggtttggggatggggagaagggagggagcaggacTGTCCAAGGAGACAACCCTTCACACAAATCATCAGAGCTGGGGGTCACAGCCCCCACACCTCCAGAAAAATGAGAGATTCCAGGCTGTGTCAGCTGCCTGGGAAAAGGATGCATTTGGCACGGCAGAAGCAACACTCTGGCAAAGACAGGaaagtcacagcagcagctcagcacgGGTAAATGAAATCAAGCAACACGTGTGACGGATCTTCTCCTgagcccttggcacagctcccagcaccgCTGAGGCACAGGGTGTTTTTCCCTGGGGATCTGACCAGCCCAGGGAGGGTCATGGGGTAAAGGAGATAAGGCATTtaggagggatggagaggtgCCAAGAGCCCTTGGTTTATCTCCCCTGCTATGCCACTGctccctgagtgctgctgtcgAGCAGGACCAAGGCAAggagcccagctgtgctctctgtggccaATGCTGGGTGCTCACATCTCCCTCTGGCCTCTGTCTGATCCCCCCTGAGACCCCCAGCCCTCCTTCTAACACAGCATCCACTCATCACCCTGCCCTGGTGCAGGATGTTCCTTGGGTGCCCAGCCCACCACTGCCTCCTTTGGCTCTGGCTCTGGGTTTGGGTCTGGCTCTGGTTCTGGGTTTGGGTCTGGCTCTGGTTCTGGGTTTGGGTCTGGCTCTGGCTTTGGGCTTGGCTCTGGCTCTGAGTTTGGCTCTGGCTCTGGTTCTGGGTCGTGCTCCTCCCCTGAGCTGGGCAACCTGCAAGCAGACCCAGTCCTGATGAAACCTGAGTCAGAAAGTTGCTCCCTTTTATCCCTTAGCCCTAGGACATTTacaaagagggaaggaaattcGGTATCTCTCCAAAAGTCGGTGCcgttccctcctccccctccaggcaccccagccagctgtgagcagcatcCTTGCAGCATCTGAACTCACAGCacctcctctgtccctgcagcaaaCGAGACCAATCGCCTGAGGGAGGAGAATAAAACTCTCAAGGAAGAACTGAAGAGGCTCCAGAGCCTGGAGTAAGCACTTTCCTGCTTTCATTCTTTACAAGGGGCGTTGGCAACAACCAGggcatccccagagctgggcagggcaagGTCCAGACTGTGGCACCCTCAGGGGTATTTTAGCATCTAATTCCCATAGGTTCCTGTGAATGTAAGACATGGAAAATTCCCTAATAGTCTCACAATCCTTGTTGACCTTTGCTCACTCCCCTGTTCACCAGCATCCATAGATTAATTTTTGGAGAACAAGGATATTTAACCCCTTGGAAACAAAGCCCTGGGCAGCTTGCatggagctcagcctggcaccTTTTCCATGGCACcagctgccctcctgcagcagccagagagggtctgcagggagcaggtggCTTTGGGAGAAGGAGAGTGACACACAAGGGACAGTGACGGGGTTAAAGAGGGAGAAGTGATCTGCACCAACAGGttcacagcccagcagagcactgtgcTGGAAGCCAAGTAACCTGCCAGGCTGGCCAATATATACAAATCAGCTCATTCCTCAAGGGTTTAAAGTCCAGAGGAATTAGCACTGAGGAATTAgtttagaaatgtgttttctttggaGCACAGGAGCACCATCCGCTTAAAGAGAAACTCTGGGTTTTACTCCCCAGTGCTTCCAGAGCTgtaggctgggctgggcttgctGAGCACTGAGTgattctgctctgctctgctctctcctgggTGCTGGATAGGAGGATTTCCAGCCAAACATCCACACCTCAGCATCAGAGTCcacccagggctctgtgtgtgtcaccAAGGCTCAGGCACTCCCTTGTGGCACTGAGCATCACCCTCTCCATCCTGGTTTGGTGACAGGGGGCAgacaccccatccctgtgctgaaCCCACCCCTCCATCAGGCTGaaagcccagccagggccaggtTCCCACAGAGCTTTTGCAATAGCCACAGCTGGCTCCTGGCTTACCCAACCTCGTGGCTTCCTGCGACGTTACCCACAACCAAGTGGGGCAATCACACCTCCAAGTGGGGCTGTCGTGCTGGCTCTGCCCATGCTCCAGactgcagctgggctgctgatAAGCTGCAGTGGAAGGAGGTGAGTCTGAGGATCTGGAATATCCACATACACACATAGATAAACGTGTATTTGTGTATCAGGCTCGGAGCTCTCAGCACAGCGGCTCCAAAaccttccttctcctgcccctTCTCGTTCATTCATGTCCTTTTCCTTCCAATAGGGACAGGACAAAGACCCCAGGAGTCTCCTCCAGAGAAAGCTGCTCCACACCAAGCTCCCCTTTgactctgctgtccccagtgagCAGGAATGTCAGCACAGagaaggcagagcccagggaagcaggagcccagcaggatgTGCCAGAGCTCGAGCTCAGTGAAGGTGGGTGTTGCTGGCTCCTGCCACCCTTGAGGGACCTGGGGATGTGAAAAGTGACCGAGCCATGGTGCAAAACTGCTCTGGGAAGGGGTCTGGAGAGCAAAGACCAAGCTGTTGGCAGCTCAGATGGACATTGCCACGGGCAGAAAAGCTGATGGGGTGGGAAATGCAGGTGAAGGGAGAAACACTGCTCTGCATTAGAGCAAAAGAGTGCTTGGTGCACCCACTGAAAGACAATTCATGCAGAGACCATGGCATTCCCTTCTGCCACCCACACGTGTAATGAAAGGCACATTCAGTCAGGTGCTGGCTTAAGCCAGAAGGTAATTTTGACTCAAAATCTTCAGTGAGAGGTGGTTGGTAGCAGCCAGTGGCATCCCTGGGAGGCTGCATGGCTCCAGCCCACTCAGGGCAGGGctacagcagctctggaggacTATTACAGCAGCTGGTTGTGtcttttttttgcagaaaagcCTCCAGAGAAGCTCCAGAGAAGCTCTCCAAGCAGCAGGACTTCTCCAGGCACTCTCCTCCAAGAAGTCAGCCTTGCAGACATAGTGAGTTGTCGGAGGTAGCCTGGTGTGCTCAGGCCTTCTCCCCACTGCTGTGGTCATCTGAACTGCATCATGACAAGAGGTTGGGATagggaaaagcaggaggcaTTTGAGGGGTGGAACAATTAGCCAGACTTGGGTAGTTTGTCATTTCCAGAGCCTGGCATTTCCAGAGGGCCTGGCATTCAGTGGTTGCAAGGGCAGACACAGAGAGGGtgtcagcccaggctgctgagtGACATGGTgacactgggcactgggagaTGAGACTGCAGGACCCAGACCTGTTCCTGGTCATGGGAACTCAAGCCCACATACACACCCACACAGATTCTGTTTTGGCACAGGTTTTGCTTACTCGACCTCCACAAAAAAACTTGAAAGAGCAGGTGAAAAGGGGTTTTGGTAAGGCTGCAGGCAGGTTGTGGGGATAATTAATAGGGATCACAGGAAGGGTTGGTGACATCTCCAGGTGGGCAGGGGAAAGTCAAGTCAGAACATGTGGGGAGCCTTTCATGACAGCTGATGGAGACAACGATGTCCTGGCCCAGGTACTCCAGCAGAAATACATCCACCAGAGCAGTGTGTGCCAGGATCTTGCATGAATAAAGCCTTGCATGAGTAAAAAGGCCTGACTGTGGGACAAGGAATTTGCAGGGTCTTATCTCGGTTAAGCCACAGAATCATGGCTTAAGAAGAGATGCAAAACTTCCTGTGCTACAAATTAGTGCAGCCAGAATGGAGAGTACATGAAGGGaaaatttcctggaaaaatgaataaagaaCTTGATGGAGCTGTTGACCAGAACCATATCAAGCAGAGCACTCAGGAGCTGTCTGTCTTGTCCTCTCTGGTGAGGAGATGTGTCCCAGTTCAGCCAAGCTCCCTGGAGCCTGGAGAACACTGCAGAATGGCTCACCTGGACTTTCTGTCCCCTGCCACAGGCATCCCAGAGGATTTCCAACCAGCTGCATGGAACCATTGCCCTGGTGAGACCTGGCTCCAGACCCTGCCTCCTGGAAAAGAGTCCTTCAGGGGCAGCAGTGTCTCCACCAGCCAGGAAGGCTCCTCTCCCTCCGGAGcgtgagcacagccccagcctggaggCGTGAGTACCTGGGAGCCGTGGTGTGGGCTGAcccactgcagctgcccctCGGTGGGTGGATGGCCAGCATTCACTCTGTCTGCCCATCTCCCTCCCCACAAACCTCTCCCACAGCCTTGGGAAGGGGGGGATATCCCAGTTTACACCAGTAAAAAATGGCTGGAATCCAGCCCAACAAGGTCAGGCTCTCGTTATTCCAGCTCCTCAGACAGACCCACAAAGTGAACCAGGTGTCCCCACATCCAGGCAGGACtgtcccaggcaggcagcaattcctgctgctccttatCTATTCTAATGGGCtttcctgcagggctcagcacttCCCAGGCTTATCTTCCCCACTGATTTCAGGAGCACAGAGGGCTGAGCAAGGCCACTGAGCTCACCTGTAGACAGAGAGATTCCCAGAGTGTGAGTAGCTCTGCAGAGCATTCCTGGGAACAGCTTGCACTCATGGAAGCTGCCAAATaaccagcagccctgggttCGCAGGGCAGGTTCCTGCACTGCACCAACCTTCCCAGGATGGCTGTAAAAATTTCCCATTGAGTGAGATTAGGGGAGAATGGGCTGTTACTCTGTCCTGGGGGTCTTCAAGCACTAAGAAAGCCCAGGGGGGTAGTTAGGATGCTGCTGGCTGTAACACTTTATTCAAAAAGTGATTCTCAGTAGCAGTGCTGATGTGAGAGGTCACTGCATCCTTAACCTCTCTCAAccccctgcctggagctgccgTGGCATAGGGATAGGGGATTGCTGCTGGATGGTGGGATGGGAATGGTTCCTGCATTGTGTGGGATGGGAATGGCTTCCTACTGCTGACTGCCTGATGCCCCTGGCCACCAGGAccctcctcccctgcacagagcccaaaCACAAACATGATCTACTGACCAAGAGCTGCAAGAGGGCATGGAAAGAGCAGGAGAGACCACACATATCCCTGCGCCACTGGGAAACCATGGGAAAGCTCTGATGCTaacatgtggggttttttttttcctggtgtgaTCGCTAacgtaatttttttttccacgcTTTTTTAGTTATTTAACAGCGAACAAACTGGACTCCCCCAAGGCTGCTCCATCCTACGAAAACCTAAAACTGAGTGCCCggagagagcagctgtgcctcctgcaCAAGCACCTCTCCCTGCACCAGCTGGGGCTGGCGGGTCCTTGCGCCCCGGGCGAGCGGGACGGCGGCGCCTTCCCCGGCGCCCCGCTCCGGACCAAGGCTGCCGACGGCAGGACGCGCTCCCGGGACACCTGGGAGGAGCACGCAGCCCTGCTGAAGCTTCCTGCCACCATGGTGTACGTGAGGgaccagcagctggaggagaagctgcagctgctgaagcagcGGGAGcggctgcagcatctcctgctgcgGCAGTGCCAGCCGGGCCAGCGGGCACACGGCGACACAGAGCCCCGGGCACGGGAGAGGGCCCTGTCCCCGTGGCTGGGCATGGCCGCGGGGTGCAAGGAGGAGAGGATGTTCCTGGAGGATGCTGTGgatgggaaggaagagaaggagctCTGGCCGGGCAGGGAGCGCCCCGAGCTCCGAGCCAAGGTGAAGGAGGCGAGGGACGATGATGCGGACACGCCGCTGGACCTGTCCGACTCCGGCCGCGGCAGGGAGACAGACtggcacagacagacagacggcAGCCCGCGGGACAGCCCCGGGGACAGCCCGGCGGTGCCcgcagggggacacagggcacagcGGGAAGAGCTGCGCTGCCCCTACCGCTGGCCCGGTGCCACCCGGACACTGCCTGATGCtgccaaggaggaggaggaggaggaggaggaggaggaggagg is from Serinus canaria isolate serCan28SL12 chromosome 20, serCan2020, whole genome shotgun sequence and encodes:
- the RBBP8NL gene encoding RBBP8 N-terminal-like protein gives rise to the protein MTTESFAEFLNKLKEIHEKEVQGLHSKVTELTTEKCRDAQRIEELFAKNHQLREQQKVLKENVKVLENRLRAGLCDRCMVTQELAKKKQNEYETSHFQSLQHIFILSNETNRLREENKTLKEELKRLQSLEDRTKTPGVSSRESCSTPSSPLTLLSPVSRNVSTEKAEPREAGAQQDVPELELSEEKPPEKLQRSSPSSRTSPGTLLQEVSLADIASQRISNQLHGTIALVRPGSRPCLLEKSPSGAAVSPPARKAPLPPEREHSPSLEAYLTANKLDSPKAAPSYENLKLSARREQLCLLHKHLSLHQLGLAGPCAPGERDGGAFPGAPLRTKAADGRTRSRDTWEEHAALLKLPATMVYVRDQQLEEKLQLLKQRERLQHLLLRQCQPGQRAHGDTEPRARERALSPWLGMAAGCKEERMFLEDAVDGKEEKELWPGRERPELRAKVKEARDDDADTPLDLSDSGRGRETDWHRQTDGSPRDSPGDSPAVPAGGHRAQREELRCPYRWPGATRTLPDAAKEEEEEEEEEEEAAVLGLSRAYLTNSSTPRDPEALAEAGLRRDVGAQKGEADDNDAESGKQESDEPDTTDSEEKYEDEILQEAEADGKYFCTKDKVHGQQRKRKRGQDPWIKGSKKSMRGKKKIKVEQCPVGITKELENCSASHSDPSMDS